One region of Triticum aestivum cultivar Chinese Spring chromosome 6B, IWGSC CS RefSeq v2.1, whole genome shotgun sequence genomic DNA includes:
- the LOC123137991 gene encoding uncharacterized protein, whose amino-acid sequence MALTVDASAMGKFEFAYQDDSFCDKVLRLEVVAPRPAPKPAAANLDASLGPNSILPVSRKRARVEDASLDESSVTLYNKELEKEGITKQTGTDHDPDDSDLNVNNNENVDPNSILPVSRKRARVEDASLDESSVTLCNKELEKEGITKQTGTDHDPDDSDDNNENVDPIIIMTKDIKLKVSSILLASESIYFRKAFLKWHERICGSCCPSTII is encoded by the exons ATGGCATTGACCGTTGATGCCTCTGCGATGGGAAAATTTGAGTTTGCATATCAGGATGATAGCTTCTGCGACAAGGTCCTCCGTTTGGAAGTCGTTGCACCTAGACCTGCTCCCAAACCCGCTGCCGCCAACCTTGATGCCAGCCTTGGTCCTAACTCTATCCTTCCGGTCTCCAGGAAGAGGGCACGAGTTG AGGATGCTAGTTTAGATGAATCTTCAGTGACATTATATAATAAG GAGCTGGAAAAGGAGGGAATCACTAAACAGACTGGCACAG ATCATGATCCAGATGATTCAGATTTGAATGTAAACAACAATGAAAATGTGGATCCTAACTCTATCCTTCCGGTCTCCAGGAAGAGGGCACGAGTTG AGGATGCTAGTTTAGATGAATCTTCAGTGACATTATGTAATAAG GAGCTGGAAAAGGAGGGAATCACTAAACAGACTGGCACAG ATCATGATCCAGATGATTCAGATGACAACAATGAAAATGTGGACCCAATAATCATCATGACAAAAGATATTAAACTTAAAGTTTCATCAATCCTGCTGGCTTCGGAAAGCATCTATTTCCGTAAAG CTTTTCTCAAATGGCATGAGAGAATCTGTGGATCGTGTTGTCCATCAACAATTATCTGA